The following nucleotide sequence is from Flavimarina sp. Hel_I_48.
AAAACCTTGATGAAGCGGTGAAGGAAAAAGGCCTTGTATTCATGAACGAGATAGGTCTGGATCCCGGTATTGACCACATGAGCGCCATGCAGGTCATAGATCGCATACGGGATGAAGGTGGGAAACTACTTTTATTTGAATCTTTTACCGGCGGTCTTGTCGCGCCAGAAAATGATACCAATCTGTGGAACTACAAATTCACATGGAACCCCCGCAACGTGGTTTTAGCAGGTCAGGGCGGTGCGGCAGAATTTATTCAGGAAGGGACTTATAAATACATTCCGTATCAGCGTTTGTTCCGTAGAACGGAATTTCTGGATGTGGAAGGCTACGGAAGGTTTGAAGGTTATGCGAATAGAAATTCACTTAAATACAGGGAAATTTATGACCTTAAAGACGTTTTGACCCTGTACCGCGGCACCATTCGCAGGGTGGGTTTTTCCCGCGCGTGGAATGTTTTTGTTCAACTGGGCATGACCGATGACACGTACCACCTGCAACATACTGAATCCATGAGCTACAGGGAATTTACTAATCTCTTTTTGCCCTACTCGCCCACAGATTCAGTAGAATTGAAACTTCGGCACAACCTTAAAATTGAACAGGACGATCTCTTGTGGGATAAATTGCTTGAACTGGACCTGTTCAATACGCAAAAAAGTATAGGACTCAAAAACGCGACCCCGGCAGAATGTTTGCAAAAAATCCTGGAAGAAAAATGGTCGCTGTCGCCAGAGGATAAGGACATGATCGTGATGTACCATAAATTTGGCTATGAGATCAATGGCGAGAAAAAACAAATAGATGCCACTATGGTCATTG
It contains:
- a CDS encoding saccharopine dehydrogenase family protein gives rise to the protein MQYLHMRNILIIGTGKSTSQLVDYLLQHAENQELQITLADKSLEQAQKLAGNHPRASAIELDIFQELQREEAIANADIVISMLPARFHIKIAENCIKLGKSLVTASYVSEEMQNLDEAVKEKGLVFMNEIGLDPGIDHMSAMQVIDRIRDEGGKLLLFESFTGGLVAPENDTNLWNYKFTWNPRNVVLAGQGGAAEFIQEGTYKYIPYQRLFRRTEFLDVEGYGRFEGYANRNSLKYREIYDLKDVLTLYRGTIRRVGFSRAWNVFVQLGMTDDTYHLQHTESMSYREFTNLFLPYSPTDSVELKLRHNLKIEQDDLLWDKLLELDLFNTQKSIGLKNATPAECLQKILEEKWSLSPEDKDMIVMYHKFGYEINGEKKQIDATMVIEGKNEINTAMAKTVGLPVGIATLRILNGKITKPGVKIPITREVYGPILKELETYGIVFQEYEKPYLGYNPDRLNG